The genomic interval CCCGCCTTGAAGCACCTTCCCCAGGGGCAGCTCCTCGTTGCTCATCCCCAACCGCCCCCGCACCAACGCGGCGACGCGGTCCAGCAGCGCCACCGTCAGCGCGCGCCACTCTACAATGGGCTCCTCGCTGGGGTGCAGGACCTCCCGCGTGAGCCTCACATCCCGAGGCACCAGCACCCCCAGGTCCACGAAGAGCCCTCCGTTGCGGTACTCAGGCAGTCCGGTGAGCCCATCCAGCTCCACCACCCGCACGCCCGCCTCCGCCAGCGGCTCCACCAGCGAATACGTCAGCCATTGGGACAACTTGTGGAAGGGCACCAGCGCGTCCACGCTCTCCACCGGCCCCAGCGCGGAGTGCGGCCACACGTCTCCCAGGTTCACCGCGTCCACCATCACCCGCCCCGGCCAGATGGGGCCGAGCAGCTCCAACACCAGCCCCAACAACTCGGAGGCGCGCGCGCTGCTCCCCTGCGCGACGACGATGTCGTGCAGCGCGCCGGGCCTGGGCAACACCCGCGACAGCCCGTGCATCAGGTGCAGCCGCCCCTCCAGGCCATCCAGCGGGTTCGACTCGGAGACCTGGAGCCCGCGCGCCAGGGACTCGCGAGACAGCCGCCCCAGCGCCTCCGCGTCCGCGCGCAGCGGCCAGTCCGGGTCCGACGAGAAGACGCCATC from Myxococcus stipitatus carries:
- a CDS encoding URC4/urg3 family protein, with protein sequence MPEHSHSRPEVSPAVAWLRTPAAIRERCHQLLDLGLAGKLTHFRVEPSRLPAVVDAVLEVTREAYPTLDIPLHSRWRHFDAGGVARVAELEARLKDATPQERARAKLDLAVVSVLLDAGSGPKWRYREQGGGTWARSEGLAVASFRMFMDGVFSSDPDWPLRADAEALGRLSRESLARGLQVSESNPLDGLEGRLHLMHGLSRVLPRPGALHDIVVAQGSSARASELLGLVLELLGPIWPGRVMVDAVNLGDVWPHSALGPVESVDALVPFHKLSQWLTYSLVEPLAEAGVRVVELDGLTGLPEYRNGGLFVDLGVLVPRDVRLTREVLHPSEEPIVEWRALTVALLDRVAALVRGRLGMSNEELPLGKVLQGGTWTAGRKVAAELRPGGVPPIRVESDGTVF